One Streptomyces sp. CG4 genomic window, GCGGTCCAGCTTCTGGGACAGCTCATCGCTCGCCTTGGTCAGCGCCAGGCGCAGCTCCTGCAGCCGGCGCGGGACGCGCACCGACCAGGAGGTGTCCCGGAAGAAGCGCTTGATCTCGCCGACCACCGTCGGCATGGCGAACGTCGGGAACTCCACGCCCCGTTCGCAGTCGAAGCGGTCGATCGCCTTGATCAGGCCGATGGTGCCGACCTGGACGATGTCCTCCATCGGCTCGTTGCGGGAGCGGAAGCGCGCGGCCGCGTAGCGGACCAGCGGCAGATTCAGCTCGATCAGGGTGTCCCGCACGTAGGCCCGCTCCGGGCTGTCCTCGCCGAGGGCGGCGAGCCGCAGGAAGAGGGAGCGGGACAGGGTGCGGGTGTCGATGTCCCCCGAGGCCGGCGGGGCCGGGATGTCGGCGGCCACCGCGGCGGGCGGGGCCGGCACGGCATCGAGGGCCGTGACGCCCTCGATGCCGTGGAGGACGTCGAGCGCGTCGAGCTCCTTGGGCGCTGCCTCGCTCGTCGCGGGCGTCAGCACCTTCGAGCTGCCCTGGTCTGCGGACATGCCACCCCCTTTGGGTCGCGGGACGGTCGGGGCGGCGCCGCCTTTCGAGCAACGCAGCCTTCACCTGAATACCGGAGCGGAAGGCCCGGCAAACGCGTCTCCCGCAGAATGTCACATGTCGGCAACACGCTGTAGTGACATGTCGACATGCAAGATGCGAATCGGCCCTGGAAAGAGGGGGTCTGACGCTAATTCGGGTCTGAACTGTCGGCATCTGTGCTGGTGAGCGATTCGCCCGCGGCGGTGAGGCATCGATCGGGTTTGCGATGCAGGGCGTGTTCGGGTGCGTGCTTCCGTGCGCCCGCTGTGCTCCGCCTCAAGGGCTTCTGCGGCCGCTATGCGTCGATGCGATTCGCGGAGCGCAGCCGCTGGAAGCTGCGGGCGAGGAGCCGGGAGACATGCATCTGGGAGACGCCGAGTTCGGCACTGATCTGTGACTGGGTGAGATTGCTGTAGTAGCGCAGGAGAAGGATTCTCTGTTCGCGCTCGGGGAGTTGGACGAGCAGATGCCGGATCAGGTCGCGGTGTTCCACGCCGTCCAGGGCCGGGTCCTCGTAGCCGATGCGGTCCAGCAGGCCGGGCAGTCCGTCGCCCTCCTGCGCGGCCTCCAGCGAGGTGGCGTGGTACGACCGTCCCGCCTCGATACAGCTCAGCACCTCGTCCTCGCTGATCCGGAGCCGCTCGGCGATCTCGGCGGTGGACGGGGAGCGGCCGTAGAGCGTGGTCAGGTCTTCGGTCGCGCTGTTGACCTGCACCCACAGCTCGTGCAGCCGGCGCGGTACGTGGACGGTGCGGACGTTGTCCCGGAAGTACCGTTTGATCTCACCGACCACGGTCGGCATCGCGAAGGTCGGGAACTGCACGCCCCGGTCCGGGTCGAACCGGTCGATGGCGTTGATCAGGCCGATGGTGCCGACCTGGACGACGTCCTCCATCGGCTCGTTGCGGGAGCGGAAGCGGGCGGCCGCGTAGCGCACGAGCGGGAGGTTCGCCTCGATCAGCGCTCCGCGCACCCGGTGGTGCTCCGCAGTGCCCGGCGTCAGGTCCTTCAGCTCGGCGAAGAGCACCTGGGTGAGGGCTCGGGTGTCGGCACCGCGCCGCTTCTCGGGGGCTGGGGGAGCGGGCGTGGGGGCGGGCGTGGGGACGGGAGCGGATGCCTCTTCCTGGGGCGGCGCAGTACTGGCCGACACGGTCAACGCCACCTCTTCATCGGTCAACTATCCGTCAAAAGTGGTCATAGCATCACAAGAGATGTGCACTGTGTGCAAGCACCAGATAACGCCGTGTTGTTTTCAAACATCTTCAAGTCGGGGCCCGCGCAGACGAAAGCCCCCCGCCGTTCCGGCGGAGGGCTGCAACACGATCAGAGGTCCCGAAGGGCTCAGAACTCGTAGTCCGCGATCACCCACGTGGCGAACTCGCGCCACAGCGCGACCCCCGCCTGATGGGCCGGATGCTCCAGATAGCGCTTGAGGGCGTCGGTGTCCTCGACCGCCGAGTTGATCGCGAAGTCGTAGGCGATCGGCCGGTCGCTGACGTTCCAGCCGCACTCCCAGAAGCGCAGCTCCTCGATCTGGCCGCCGAGGGCCCGGAAGGCCTCCACCCCGGCCACGACCCGCGGATCGTCGCGCTCGACGCCCTCGTTGAGCCTGAAGAGGACCAGATGGCGGATCATGGGATGTACCTCAGCTCTTTCCTCCGTTGGCGACCCAGGTCATGAAGGTGCCCACGGCCTTGGCGGCGTCCGATATGCCCTCGAAGACTATCTGGACGTAGTGGGCCGCCTTGGGCGGGTCCGTGATGATCACGTACAGACAGAAGACCACGAGCACGTATATGGCGATCTTCTTGGCGTTCACCGCCACCGCGGCCTCCCCTGCCCTGTATGCCCTGTAGGCGCCCTGCTGACGGCGGCGAGTGTAACCTTCACGCCCCTTTTAGGGACCAACGGCCCGCCGTCCGAGGTCTTTTGCCGGGCCCGATCGACGGCCGCGCGGCGCAGGATGGACGGTGCCCGGCGGGTCCGGCAGGAATCCGCGGGGCGGGGACAGGACCCCGACTGCGGGGTGCGGGCCGCGACATCCTCCCGAAGGCGGCGCGCACTTGAGGGTCCGGTCCGCCGCGTCCCTTCCTCAGGACGTACGAAGGGCCCCGTCTTTTGACGGGGCCCTTCTTCGAGCGGTAGCGGAGGGATTTGAACCCTCGGTGACTTGCGCCACACTCGCTTTCGAGGCGAGCTCCTTCGGCCGCTCGGACACGCTACCGAGGGAGACCTTACAGCAAGGTGGGGCATGGTTCGAAATCGGAATTCGGCGGTCCCGTGACCGGTCCGGTCACCGGTCCCGGAAGAAATCGGTGAGGACCCGGGCGCACTCCGCCGCGAGTACGCCCTCGACGACCTCCGGACGGTGATTGAGCCGTCGGTCGCGGATCACGTCCCACAGCGAGCCCGCCGCGCCGGCCTTCTCGTCCCGGGCGCCGTAGACGACCCGGTCGATGCGGGACTGGACGATGGCGCCCGCGCACATCGTGCACGGCTCCAGGGTGACCACGAGCGTGCAGCCGGACAGCCGCCACTCCCCGAGCAGCGCCGCGGCCCGCCGGATCGCGAGGACCTCCGCGTGGGCCGTGGGATCTCCGGTGGCCTCGCGTTCGTTGTGCCCGGCGGCGAGCACCGTCGTACCGTCCGGGGACAGTACGACGGCGCCGACGGGGACGTCCCCGCCCTGGACGGCCCGTTCGGCCTCGCCCAGGGCGAGCCGCATCGCGGCCCGCCAGCGGTCGCGTACCGGGTCCGGTGGGGCGGCCGGGTTCTCGACGGTCAGCGGACGGTCTCCAGGACCTCCGAGGCACCCAGGGCCTCGGCGATCGAGCTCAGCGCGTCGTCGGCGTCCAACGAGCGCAGCTCCTTCTCACTGATGCCCAGGTCGTCGAGGATCTGGCTGTCGCCGACCGGGCTGTGCGGGACCGCGTCGGCGCCGCTCTCCTCGTCGTCCTCGTCGGACTCGGACTCGCCGTCCTCCGTGCCGTCGAGGTCCAGGGAGTCCAGGTCGTCGACGTCGTCGGCGCCCGGCTCCCGGCCGAGCAGCTCGTCGGTGAGCAGCAGCTCGCCGTACGCGCTGCGCTGGGCGGCGGCGGCGTCCGAGACGTAGATGCGAGGGTCGTCCTCGCCGTCCACGCGGACGACGCCGAACCAGGCGTCCTCCTGCTCGATCAGGACGAGCACCGTGTCGTCGTCGGGAGAGGCTTCCCGGGCCAGGTCGGCCAGATCCGACAGGGTCTCCACATCGTCGAGCTCTGTGTCGCTCGCTTCCCACCCGTCTTCGGTGCGCGCGAGCAGTGCGGCGAAGTACACCGTGACTCTCCCACTGGTCATAGGCGTGCCGGTTGGGGGTCCCCCCGGCGGAGGTACTTGGGCGGAGAGAGCTGGGCTCCGAGCCCCACCCACTCGGAATCGTGGCAGAAACAAGGCTTTCAGGGGACGTCTTCGGCACCCTGTGTCTGCTGTTTCGATCGTGGATCCGTCATCGACGCAACCGACCGCTCGTTCCCGCCACCTGCGGATCGTACGCGGCTTTGCCGGACACTCACGCACGCCCACCACGCAAACTCCGCCAGGGGCGTGGATCTTCCTCACCCGGAAATTTTCTCACCCGGCCTTGCCCAAGCGCTTTCCCCCTTCAGGCGGCCTACCAGCGGAATGTCCGCATGCGCATCGCGTGGCGCAGCCGGGCGGCCTTGGCGCGTCGCGGCTGGACCCGGGCGCGCAGCTCACGGGCCTCGGCGAGGTCACGCAGGAACTGGGCGCGCCGACGCCGCCGCTCGGCGTCCGTCTCGGGTGCGTCGGCGCCGCGTATCGGGGGCTCGCCGGTGTCCGCGGAGCCGGCGGCGTCCCCGGGCGAGTTCTGCGGGAGGTCAGGCAGGTCAGGCACGTCACACCACCCCAGTCCGTCCCTCCCAACTTTCCCTCGGATGGGCGGTTTGACGCCAGTACCAGGGGGTCCTGAGCGCAGGTACCGTTATGGGCATGCGTCTCCACGTCGTCGACCACCCCCTGGTCGCCCACAAGCTCACCACGCTGCGCGACCAGCGCACCGACTCCCCGACTTTCCGCCGACTGGCCGACGAACTGGTCACCCTGCTCGCCTACGAGGCCACGCGGGACGTGCGCACCGAGGCGGTCGACATCCAGACCCCCGTCGCCGGGACGACCGGGGTCAAGCTCGCCCGTCCGCGCCCGCTGGTCGTGCCGATCCTGCGGGCCGGTCTCGGCATGCTGGACGGCATGGTCCGGCTGCTGCCGACCGCCGAGGTCGGCTTCCTGGGCATGATCCGCAACGAGGAGACGCTGCAGGCCTCCACGTACGCCTCGCGCATGCCGGAGGACCTCTCGGGCCGCCAGGTGTACGTGCTGGACCCGATGCTGGCCACGGGGGGCACGCTGGTCGCGGCGATCCAGGAGCTGATCAAGCGCGGGGCCGATGACGTGACCGCGGTGGTGCTCCTGGCCGCGCCCGAGGGCGTCGAGCTCATGGAGCGGGAGCTGGCGGGGACGCCGGTGACGGTGGTGACCGCGGCGGTGGACGACCGCCTCAACGAGCACGGGTACATCGTGCCGGGGCTGGGCGACGCGGGAGATCGCCTCTACGGGGCGGCTGAGTAGTCTTCCGCTCGCTGAGTGGTCGTTGAATGATCGTTGAATGGTCGCTGAGTGGTTTTGCGCCTGATGGTGTACGGCTACAGCGGCCCTTCTTCTTCAGCAGCGCTTCTTCAGCAGCCCTTCTTCGCCGGCGGCGCCGGTGTCGGTGCGGGCGCGTTCAGGTTGGCCAGGGCCTGGTCGGCCGCTGCCGGCTGGGACAGGCCCTTGAAGGTGTCGCCGAGGATGAGGTCGAGGTCGGCGCCCTTGCGGGTGGCGTCGGTGCGCTGCTGGGCGCCGGCCAGCTGGGTGCCCAGGACCGCCAGTGAGGTGTTCTGGGCGGAGGGCGGGCCGAGCAGGACCCCGGCGTTCTTCACCTTCTTGTCGAAGTCCTTGCTCGCGTTGCCCACGTCGCCGATCTTGAAGCCACGCTTCTTGAGCGCGTCCGCGGTGTCCTTGGCGAGGCCGGTGCGACCGGTGGCGTTGTAGACGTTCACGGTGATCTCGCCCGGCTTGGGCAGGGCCGTGCCCCGGGCCGCCGCCGCGGCCTTGGTCCGGCAGTCCTCCTTGGTGCCGGCGGCCGTCGACTTCTTGGTGCCGCCGGCGAAGACGTCGATGAGCTGCAGGGTGCCCCAGCCGATCAGGCCGAGCGCGCAGATGCCCGCCACCACGGCGGCCACGAGCCTGCCGCGTCGGCGCGGCGGACGCATCCGAGGGTATTTGTCCCCCGTGATCCGGTACTGGCCGCCCATGCCGGGGGGAGTCAGCATGCTCATGGGCGCAGCGTAGTGCGCCCGAGCGACGATGCCTATTAGATGATCAGTCGATGCCGCTCAGTGGAACCCGAAAGGGTCAAGGGGCAACGGCCGTGCCGCGCCGGGTCAGTCGAGTTCGAGCACGCGTGCGTGCAGCACCTGGCGCTGCTGGAGGGCGGCGCGGACCGCGCGGTGCAGCCCGTCCTCCAGATAGAGGTCGCCCTGCCACTTCACGACGTGCGCGAAGAGGTCGCCGTAGAACGTCGAGTCCTCGGCCAGCAGGGTCTCCAGGTCGAGCTGCCCCTTGGTCGTCACGAGCTGATCGAGGCGGACCGGGCGCGGCGCGACGTCCGCCCACTGCCGGGTGCTTTCCCGGCCGTGGTCGGGGTACGGCCGGCCGTTTCCGATGCGCTTGAAGATCACACGGAAAGCCTACCGGTCAAGACCTTCCGGGCGCAGCCATGGCGGCGGAGTGCGCCGCTTGAAAAGATGCGCCAAAAGGGGCAAAAACGCTGCTACCGGGAGCAGGGGGCCGAGATGAGTGACAGCGAGACCGGGCCGCCCGCCACCCCCGAGGGCGCCGCCGCGCTCCGCGCCGAGGCACGGAGGACCGCCTCCGGGTACGTCTTCACCCTCCGGCGAGCCGGAAATTCGACACGGCCGGTTTCCCCCGTACGGCCGAGGGCGAGCCGTACAGCCGAGGGCGAGCCGTACGGCCGAGGACGGGCCGTACAGCCGAGGGTGGGCGCGGGACGCGGGATCGCGGCAGCGGGTAGCCGTAGGTCCGGCGGGGGTGGTGGGGTGCCGCCCCCGCCGGGGTTGGTTCAGCGGTTTTGTTCCTCCGGTGTCTGCTGTGGTTCGTCCTTCTGTTCCGGCCGGGGTGTCGTCGCACGCCGGGCCTCCGCGCGCACCAGGGCGCGCAGGACGGCATAGGGATCGATGGGCATGACTGTGCTCCTTGCGTCTGACTGACCTTGCGCGGTGCCCTTTCGCGAGGGGCGCGGGTCTGTCAGCAGCGCAGGACCACCGTGCGGAGCAGGAGCGGGGCGTACGCCACCCGGGGCGTGCCGGGGCACATGCGGGCCGTCGGCCCGGTCGGCGCCGGGTCGGGGAGGGGCGCGGGGCGTTCGGGCGCGTCGGCCTGGTGGAGGGCGCTGTCGGGCGGTCGTACGAGCGAGTCGAGGGCCTCGTGCTCGAAGGCCTCGGCCGACAGGCCGAGCGCGGGGGCCGCCTGGGCCTGGGCATGGGCGCAGGGCACCCACAGGGCGAGGAGCAGCACGAGCACCCGCAGCCAGGTATGGCTGCGGGTGCGGCCCGTGATCCCGCTCACGGCAGGGGTATGCCCGGGACGGGCGGGGAATGCAGCACTCCGGAGTCCGGATCCGCCCGTGCGGCGTACCCGCGAGGCCTGCGGTTGACCGGTGTTCACGGGGGTGTTCACGGCGCTGTTCTCGGCGTCCGGGTCACACGGTCCGCGGGACTGCCCTGGCCCGGCTGCGGATGCTGAACGCGGTGACGATCTCGGTGATGCCCACGACGACCAGCCAGATGCCGGCGACGAGGGTCAGCACGGCGACGGACCGGAACGGCGAGTCGATGAGCACGATGCCGGCGATGAACGTGATGACCCCGAGGAAGATCTGCCAGCCGCGGCCGGGCATCCGGGAGTCGTGCAGGGCGGCCAGGGTCTGGGTGATCCCGCGGATCAGCCAGCCGATGCCGATCCACAGCGCGAGCAGCAGGATCGACTGCATGGGCCCGCGGAAGCAGAACAGTCCGAGCAGGATCGACAGGGCGCCGCTGATGAAGGCCAGTACGCGCAGCGAGGTCGCCATGTGGGTACCGAAGGCGGAGGCCAGCTGGAAGATGCCGCTGATGACGAGGTAGAGGCCGAAGAGGACACCGGCGGCGAGCAGGGAGGCGCCCGGCCAGACGAGCACCAGGACGCCGAGGATCAGCGAGGCGATCCCGGTGACCAGGACCACCTGCCAGGCGGCCTTGGACAGGGCGTGCAGCGGGCCCTCGAACGGCGGCTCGGGCTCGTGCCGTTCACCCGGCGGCGGTGTCGCGTGGACCTTCCGGTCGTCGTACTCGCGGCCCCAGTCCGGACCGCTGTTCGGTGCCTCGGTCATGGTTCATGCTGTGATCGAGGGGGGCTCGCGTGCCATCAGGGAAGGCCGTTCGGGTGACGCCCCGGGGTGCCTTTACGGGCCTTTAGGGCCGGGTGATCGACAGCCACCACGCACCCGCAGCGGACAACACGCCGCCCTTCTACGGCTATCGGCTCTACGGCTATCGGCCCGACTTGCCGGAGGCCTTCGCCTTCATCTCCTGCTTGTGCGCCCGCACCTTGGCCAGTGACTCGGGCCCGGTGATGTCGGCGACGGAGCGGAAGGACCGCGGCTCGCCGTAGGCGCCCGCGGCCTCGCGCCAGCCCTGGGGTGTGACCCCGAGCTGCTTGCCGAGCAGCGCGAGGAAGATCTGTGCCTTCTGCTTGCCGAACCCGGGCAGGTCCTCCAGCCGCTTGAGCAGTTCGGCGCCGCTGCCCACGCCCCGCCAGACCGCCTCGGTGTCCCCGTCGTAGTGCTGCACGAGGTACTGGCACAGCTGCTGGATCCGCTTGGCCATGGAACCCGGGTAGCGGTGCACGGCCGGCTTCTCGGAGAGCAGCGCGGCGAAGGCCTCCGGGTCCATCGCGGCGATGTCGTGCGCGTCGAGGTCCCCGGCGGCGTCCGCGCCGAGCCGGTCGGCGATGGTCCGGGGCCCCTTGAACGCCCACTCCATCGGGACCTGCTGGTCGAGCAGCATGCCCACCAGCGCGGCGAGCGGCGAGCGCCCGAGCAGCGCGTCGGCTTCGGGGTCCTGGGCGAGGTGCAGGGTGACGTCCATGCGTCGATGATCCCGCGCACCCGATACGAACACACCTCGCGTACGATTCCCAGCGGAAACTTAGGCAAGGCTAACCTAAAATGAAGTGGGGTTACCGGGTGACGACCGAGACGTACCGCGATGCCTGGGGCCTCCCCCATCTGCGCGCCTCCAACGTCCTGGACCTGGCCCGCGCCCAGGGCCGGGTGACCGCCCTGGACCGTGCCTGGCAGCTGGAGGTCGAGCGCCATCGCGCCCAGGGCACCTCGGCCTCCTTCCTCGGCGCCGACGCCCTCTCCTGGGACGTCCTCGCCCGCCGGGCCCGGCTCGACGACACCGCCCGCCGCTGCTTCGCCGCGCTGGAACGCCGGGACCCCGAGACGGCCGACTGGGTGCGTGCGTACGTCGACGGCGTCAACGAGGGCCTGCCGGCCGGTGCCGGCCGGGCGCCCGAATTCGCCCGCACCGGCCTGACTCCCGCCCCCTGGCAGCCCTGGACCCCGCTCGGCGTCTGGCTCGCCACGCACATCCTGTTCGCCGGTTTCCCGGCCAAGCTCTGGCGCGAGCAGGTGATACGGCACCTCGGCCCCGACGCGGTCGGCCTGTTCGCCACGGACGGGCCCGGCACGGCCGGCAGCAACGGCTGGCTCGTCTCCGGCGCCCGCACCGCCACCGGACACGCGCTGATCGCCGGCGACCCGCACCGCTTCATCGAGGACCCCGGCGTCTACCAGCAGATCCACCTCTCCTGCCCCGAGTTCGACGTCGTCGGCCTCGCCGTGCCCGGCGTCCCCGGCATCGCCCACTTCGGCCACACCGGCACGGTCGCCTGGGCCATCACCAACGCCATGGCCGACTACCAGGACCTGTACCGCGAACGCCTGCGGCGCACCGGCGCCGGCGTCCAGTCCCTGGGCCCGGACGGCCACTGGCACCGAGCCACCCGCCACACGGAGACCATCCAGATCGCGGGCGAGCCACCCCTGGAGATCGAGGTAATCGAGACGGCCCGGGGCCCGGTGATCGCCGGGGGGCCGGAGGGCTTGGCGGCGGGGGTGGTCGGAGTCGAGGGTGACCGAGGGTCGGTGTGCGCTGCGGGGCCGGAGGGTCTTGAGGCGGGGGTCGTCGGGATCGAGCGGGGCCGGGGTCCGGTGATCGCCGAGGGGCCGGAGGGCCTGGTGGCGGGGGTCGTCGGAGTCGAGGGCGACCGGGGTCCGGTGTTGGCTGGCGGGCCGGAGGGTCTTGAGGCTGGGGCCGTTGGGATCGAACGGGGCCGAGGACCGGAGTTCGCTGGGAGCCGCGAGGGGCTTGAGGCGGGGGTCGTCGGAATCGAGCGGGGCCGGGGTCCGGTGATCGCCGGGGGGCCGGAGGGCTTGGCGGCGGGGGTGGTCGGGATTGAGGGGGACCGGGGTTCGGTGTGCGCTGCGGGGCCGGAGGGTCTTGAGGCGGGGGGTGTTGGGATCGAATGCGGCCGAGGAGCGGAGTTCGTAGGGGGCCAGGTGGGCCTTGAGGCTGAGGTCGTCGGGATCGAGCGGGACCGGGGTCCAGTGGCAGCCGGGGGGCCGGAGGGTGGGGTCGGTGACCGTGGGTCGCAGGCCGTCGATGGCGAGGATGTCCCACAGGGGCCACCCGCGCCCGGCGACGAAAGTTGTACGGGTGGTGCGGGTGGGCACGCCGCTGCTCTGGCTCTGCGATACCCACCCCGCGTCACAGCGGACCTCGGCTTCAGCGCCCTGCTCCCCCTCCTGAGGGCCCGTACGGTCCAGGACGTCGACCGTGCCCTGGACGCCTGGGTCGAGCCCGTCAACGTGGTGCAGGCCGCCGACACCGCCGGCGCCACCCTCCACCGCATCGCCGGCCGCGTCCCCGTCCGCGCCCGCGCCAACCGCCTCCACCCGGTCCCCGCCTGGCAACCCGGCCACGAGTGGCACGGCTGGCACAAGACGCCGTACGCACCCGTGAGCGACGACATCGCCGTGATGGCCAACCAGCGTGGCCTCGCCACCCCCCTCGGCGTCGAGTTCGCCCCACCCCACCGCGCCGACCGCATCCGTACCCTCCTCGACGCCCGCCGCACCTGGACCGCCGACGCCATACCGGCCATCCACACCGACACCCACCTCGCCTCCGCCGCGCCCCT contains:
- a CDS encoding RNA polymerase sigma factor SigF, whose product is MSADQGSSKVLTPATSEAAPKELDALDVLHGIEGVTALDAVPAPPAAVAADIPAPPASGDIDTRTLSRSLFLRLAALGEDSPERAYVRDTLIELNLPLVRYAAARFRSRNEPMEDIVQVGTIGLIKAIDRFDCERGVEFPTFAMPTVVGEIKRFFRDTSWSVRVPRRLQELRLALTKASDELSQKLDRSPTVTELAAVLGVSEEDVVDGLAVGNAYTASSLDSPAPEDDGGEGSLADRLGYEDTALEGVEYRESLKPLLAKLPPRERRIIMLRFFANMTQSQIGEEVGISQMHVSRLLTRTLAQLREGLISD
- a CDS encoding RNA polymerase sigma factor SigF; the protein is MTVSASTAPPQEEASAPVPTPAPTPAPPAPEKRRGADTRALTQVLFAELKDLTPGTAEHHRVRGALIEANLPLVRYAAARFRSRNEPMEDVVQVGTIGLINAIDRFDPDRGVQFPTFAMPTVVGEIKRYFRDNVRTVHVPRRLHELWVQVNSATEDLTTLYGRSPSTAEIAERLRISEDEVLSCIEAGRSYHATSLEAAQEGDGLPGLLDRIGYEDPALDGVEHRDLIRHLLVQLPEREQRILLLRYYSNLTQSQISAELGVSQMHVSRLLARSFQRLRSANRIDA
- a CDS encoding Dabb family protein, with amino-acid sequence MIRHLVLFRLNEGVERDDPRVVAGVEAFRALGGQIEELRFWECGWNVSDRPIAYDFAINSAVEDTDALKRYLEHPAHQAGVALWREFATWVIADYEF
- the tadA gene encoding tRNA adenosine(34) deaminase TadA — translated: MRLALGEAERAVQGGDVPVGAVVLSPDGTTVLAAGHNEREATGDPTAHAEVLAIRRAAALLGEWRLSGCTLVVTLEPCTMCAGAIVQSRIDRVVYGARDEKAGAAGSLWDVIRDRRLNHRPEVVEGVLAAECARVLTDFFRDR
- the upp gene encoding uracil phosphoribosyltransferase: MRLHVVDHPLVAHKLTTLRDQRTDSPTFRRLADELVTLLAYEATRDVRTEAVDIQTPVAGTTGVKLARPRPLVVPILRAGLGMLDGMVRLLPTAEVGFLGMIRNEETLQASTYASRMPEDLSGRQVYVLDPMLATGGTLVAAIQELIKRGADDVTAVVLLAAPEGVELMERELAGTPVTVVTAAVDDRLNEHGYIVPGLGDAGDRLYGAAE
- a CDS encoding LytR C-terminal domain-containing protein — translated: MSMLTPPGMGGQYRITGDKYPRMRPPRRRGRLVAAVVAGICALGLIGWGTLQLIDVFAGGTKKSTAAGTKEDCRTKAAAAARGTALPKPGEITVNVYNATGRTGLAKDTADALKKRGFKIGDVGNASKDFDKKVKNAGVLLGPPSAQNTSLAVLGTQLAGAQQRTDATRKGADLDLILGDTFKGLSQPAAADQALANLNAPAPTPAPPAKKGC
- a CDS encoding type II toxin-antitoxin system VapB family antitoxin, giving the protein MIFKRIGNGRPYPDHGRESTRQWADVAPRPVRLDQLVTTKGQLDLETLLAEDSTFYGDLFAHVVKWQGDLYLEDGLHRAVRAALQQRQVLHARVLELD
- a CDS encoding HdeD family acid-resistance protein, which translates into the protein MTEAPNSGPDWGREYDDRKVHATPPPGERHEPEPPFEGPLHALSKAAWQVVLVTGIASLILGVLVLVWPGASLLAAGVLFGLYLVISGIFQLASAFGTHMATSLRVLAFISGALSILLGLFCFRGPMQSILLLALWIGIGWLIRGITQTLAALHDSRMPGRGWQIFLGVITFIAGIVLIDSPFRSVAVLTLVAGIWLVVVGITEIVTAFSIRSRARAVPRTV
- a CDS encoding HhH-GPD-type base excision DNA repair protein, which encodes MDVTLHLAQDPEADALLGRSPLAALVGMLLDQQVPMEWAFKGPRTIADRLGADAAGDLDAHDIAAMDPEAFAALLSEKPAVHRYPGSMAKRIQQLCQYLVQHYDGDTEAVWRGVGSGAELLKRLEDLPGFGKQKAQIFLALLGKQLGVTPQGWREAAGAYGEPRSFRSVADITGPESLAKVRAHKQEMKAKASGKSGR
- a CDS encoding penicillin acylase family protein, with the protein product MTTETYRDAWGLPHLRASNVLDLARAQGRVTALDRAWQLEVERHRAQGTSASFLGADALSWDVLARRARLDDTARRCFAALERRDPETADWVRAYVDGVNEGLPAGAGRAPEFARTGLTPAPWQPWTPLGVWLATHILFAGFPAKLWREQVIRHLGPDAVGLFATDGPGTAGSNGWLVSGARTATGHALIAGDPHRFIEDPGVYQQIHLSCPEFDVVGLAVPGVPGIAHFGHTGTVAWAITNAMADYQDLYRERLRRTGAGVQSLGPDGHWHRATRHTETIQIAGEPPLEIEVIETARGPVIAGGPEGLAAGVVGVEGDRGSVCAAGPEGLEAGVVGIERGRGPVIAEGPEGLVAGVVGVEGDRGPVLAGGPEGLEAGAVGIERGRGPEFAGSREGLEAGVVGIERGRGPVIAGGPEGLAAGVVGIEGDRGSVCAAGPEGLEAGGVGIECGRGAEFVGGQVGLEAEVVGIERDRGPVAAGGPEGGVGDRGSQAVDGEDVPQGPPAPGDESCTGGAGGHAAALALRYPPRVTADLGFSALLPLLRARTVQDVDRALDAWVEPVNVVQAADTAGATLHRIAGRVPVRARANRLHPVPAWQPGHEWHGWHKTPYAPVSDDIAVMANQRGLATPLGVEFAPPHRADRIRTLLDARRTWTADAIPAIHTDTHLASAAPLLDHLAALDGLTPAAARLRDRLLAWNRRMDAGSTDAAAYAAVRGAVVRRLAAHPVFAPLAEPPAYPEVLLPWLALVPRIGYALEHLLRAEELYGIDRPAAVRAALEEVAAAPPSGTWSETHRLAPWRALPGEPYDEPGLAGDHDCVLCTSAVPGLTDRAARGPAARYVWDLADRDNSAWVVPFGADGVPGAPHHHDQLPLWSKGELAPVITDWTRLTLLERLECPEHPERTEETR